One genomic region from Oncorhynchus gorbuscha isolate QuinsamMale2020 ecotype Even-year linkage group LG13, OgorEven_v1.0, whole genome shotgun sequence encodes:
- the LOC123992625 gene encoding oligodendrocyte-myelin glycoprotein-like, whose protein sequence is MSDGLDEDPYRIKTVSFHLALIMLPHAPLACLFLLLLSGVLGGLVLSICPAVCSCSRGHRVVDCSSRHLSQLPPGLQHNIRFLNLSHNSLCGLDDQLSQYAHLRTLDLSYNLLGRFPSGLPRALWDIRAAGNQLRALDKNDTAYHWNLQVLDLSANELERVVFINNTLPSLHALNLSHNRFWTVPTNMPHNLEMVDLAHNYLVQILLGSLDRLPRLKRFYLHANRFSWVPEGVFDRLEGLEFLTLGDNPWACEEEENITRLLLWAKHTRAAVLGCPCYTRPTCGQAHLATPGGEWHFTSHTEPPLGADARELGRGGLTPDRAAVVTSGYLAKSALLEPGTHGDRGSANSSGDQTWFVFISTPLHGLSTRTSTTGQPHSAAKKKNTGSTQSRSHGVHTPILYSVVTWNLLVTVTAFKVF, encoded by the exons TGTCCTTCCATTT aGCCCTCATTATGCTCCCCCACGCCCCGTTGGCCTgcctcttcctactcctcctgtCGGGGGTGCTGGGGGGGCTGGTCCTGTCCATCTGCCCCGCCGTGTGCTCCTGCAGCCGGGGCCACCGTGTGGTGGACTGCTCCTCACGGCACCTCTCACAGCTGCCCCCAGGCCTGCAGCACAACATCCGCTTCCTCAACCTCTCACACAACAG CCTTTGTGGTCTGGACGACCAGCTCAGCCAGTACGCCCACCTGCGTACCCTGGACCTGTCCTATAACCTCCTGGGTCGCTTCCCCTCCGGCCTGCCCAGGGCCCTCTGGGACATCCGGGCCGCTGGCAACCAGCTCCGAGCCCTGGACAAGAACGACACGGCCTACCATTGGAACCTGCAGGTACTGGACCTGTCAGCCAATGAGTTGGAGAGGGTGGTCTTCATCAACAACACCCTACCCAGCCTACACGCCCTAAACTTGAGTCACAACCGGTTCTGGACCGTGCCCACCAACATGCCTCATAATCTGGAGATGGTGGATTTGGCCCACAACTACCTAGTTCAGATCCTCCTGGGATCATTGGACCGGCTGCCCAGGCTGAAGAGGTTCTACCTGCATGCTAATCGCTTCTCCTGGGTGCCGGAGGGGGTATTTGACCGGTTGGAGGGGCTCGAGTTCTTGACACTTGGGGATAACCCTTGGGCttgtgaagaggaggagaacatCACACGGCTCTTGCTCTGGGCCAAACACACCCGTGCCGCAGTGTTGGGCTGCCCCTGCTACACTAGGCCAACATGTGGGCAAGCCCATCTGGCCACTCCAGGAGGGGAGTGGCACTTTACGTCCCACACAGAGCCTCCGCTGGGGGCTGATGCCAGAGAGCTGGGCCGTGGAGGCCTCACACCGGATAGAGCTGCAGTCGTCACTTCTGGGTACTTGGCTAAGTCTGCGTTGTTGGAGCCTGGGACGCATGGAGACAGAGGGTCTGCCAACAGCTCGGGGGATCAGACATGGTTTGTGTTCATCTCCACCCCCTTGCACGGCCTCTCCACACGCACAAGCACTACAGGGCAGCCGCACTCCGCCGCCAAGAAGAAAAACACAGGAAGCACACAGAGCAGAAGCCACGGAGTCCACACACCAATCCTGTATTCTGTAGTCACCTGGAACCTTCTAGTCACGGTGACTGCCTTCAAAGTCTTCTAA